From Leptodactylus fuscus isolate aLepFus1 chromosome 11, aLepFus1.hap2, whole genome shotgun sequence, one genomic window encodes:
- the GOLGA2 gene encoding golgin subfamily A member 2 isoform X1 — protein MADDRQHKLAAARRKLKEFQQKTTPPAPVGGKKKKKGKESNSHPDTPNRLSPDPVLLERDDPDAEILTEDVLDNSITPTETQFNNPLSEQNDFDSTKTAADGKRFVSSTDSLRQLSEQLNGLVSQGNSYVNGENIISSTSPEVESRYQDLAAALDSSNLTNKQLSAKIEELKQQNQDVLDQLDKERKDFEQKFSKEQGSLREQLQVHIQTIGILVSEKSELQTALSFTQQAARQKGAEVEDLVMRLQSTRQRVTELERTLSSISTQQKQLEKLNKELEKERDNLRLESLKNSKSSDELKQQNSEMSEKLNVLLSENAAMRLELGDLHKKLEMAELMIQQFSNQTGAPDVNQQLRMVIEERDQLGTQLTQMSDSLQQLRAERDQYVEKLKDEGAVWQERVRQLSEQIQTLGQEKESARVQVEQLETRVTELLLASAAEPADSEPSAPQGPSEVELALQQEVEKLHQEFLEIQSRYQAQVQDNSQLSRLNQEQEERILELEKTLQRQSEENVDKQQILENMQSDKATISRALTQNRQLKEHLAELQNGFVKLTNENLELTNGLQSEQHVKKELAKKLGQLQENIGDFKEQLAAKEQDVQLLQTQRDELSAHLQQYVAAYQQVSIEREEFQRQYLLQAQLMDRLQHDEVQGKVSAEMHLKELQQSRENLELLTKENQELKAQMMQIRNEPESRALSRMEGDGVESKVYEDETPKTSLVIPEDFESKEEMMTFLSSALSKLHGERDEMERQLMDQKRNCQQLLQQISELRQQQMSSAPHHSAVPGMESVPREVYDALQSAMEKLQFRFTDLMQERVELKERVEELEHRCIQLSGETDTIGEYIALYQSQRAILKQRHKEKEEYISRLAQDKEEMKAKLLELQVLVMRLVTERNEWYKKYVEITKGSKELGHIAQGVDRPMEVDTTTAEALEEVSLLDDAEEVKAQRVPILSSAQEGSNTGPSSEDPTAKQIMQLLHEIQNPQERPGSLLQNPCIPFFYRVDENDEVRIMVV, from the exons ATGGCTGACGATAGACAGCACAAGCTGGCAGCGGCCCGGAGGAAG TTAAAAGAATTTCAGCAGAAGACGACTCCACCTGCTCCTGTGGgcggcaagaagaagaagaagggaaaAGAGTCAAACAGCCATCCTGACACCCCCAATCGCCTCTCCCCAGACCCG GTGCTTTTGGAGAGAGACGATCCTGACGCTGAAATCCTAACCGAGGATGTCTTGGATAACTCTATAACCCCAACAGAGACCCAGTTTAATAACCCCCTGTCGGAG CAAAATGACTTTGACAGTACGAAGACAGCTGCAGATGGCAAAAG GTTTGTCTCCTCAACGGACAGTCTCCGGCAGCTGTCTGAACAACTGAACGGCCTGGTGTCGCAG GGGAACTCCTATGTAAATGGAGAAAATATCATCTCGTCCACAAGCCCAGAAGTGGAG TCACGGTACCAGGATTTGGCGGCTGCCCTGGACTCCAGTAACTTAACAAACAAACAGCTCAGTGCAAAGATAGAGGAACTG AAACAGCAGAATCAGGATGTCCTGGATCAGCTTGATAAG GAGAGGAAAGACTTTGAACAGAAGTTTTCCAAGGAGCAGGGGTCTCTTCGAGAACAATTGCAG GTTCACATCCAGACCATTGGGATTTTGGTATCGGAAAAATCAGAACTACAGACCGCCTTGTCCTTCACGCAGCAGGCAGCAAGACAGAAAGGAG CGGAAGTAGAGGATCTTGTCATGCGATTACAGTCAACCCGGCAGAGAGTAACAGAGCTGGAGCGGACCCTTTCTTCTATTTCCACGCAGCAGAAGCAGCTAGAAAAG CTTAATAAAGAACTGGAGAAGGAGAGGGACAATCTACGTCTTGAAAGCTTGAAGAACAG TAAGAGCAGCGATGAGTTGAAGCAGCAGAACTCGGAAATGTCAGAGAAATTAAATGTGCTTCTGTCTGAGAACGCCGCCATGAGGTTGGAGCTTGGGGACCTCCATAAGAAATTGGAAATGGCTGAACTAATGATACAGCAG TTTTCCAATCAGACAGGAGCGCCTGATGTAAACCAGCAGTTGCGTATGGTCATTGAAGAGCGAGACCAACTCGGCACTCAACTAACACAG ATGTCTGATTCCCTCCAGCAACTGAGAGCAGAACGGGACCAGTATGTAGAGAAATTGAAGGATGAAGGTGCAGTTTGGCAAGAAAGAGTCCGTCAGCTGTCTGAGCAA ATTCAGACACTCGGCCAGGAAAAAGAGAGCGCTCGGGTACAGGTTGAGCAGTTGGAGACCAGAGTGACAGAGTTACTTCTGGCATCAG CAGCAGAACCAGCTGACTCCGAGCCTTCTGCACCCCAGGGTCCTTCTGAAGTAGAGTTGGCACTTCAGCAAGAAGTTGAAAAACTACATCAGGAGTTCCTTGAGATACAATCCAGGTATCAGGCTCAAGTACAGGACAACAGCCAGTTGAGCCGCCTCAACcaggagcaggaggagcggatccTTGAGTTAGAGAAGACTTTGCAGAGGCAGAGCGAGGAAAATGTAGATAAACAGCAGATCCTGGAAAACATGCAGAGCGACAAAGCCACAATCAGCCGGGCACTGACCCAGAACAGACAGCTGAAGGAACACCTAGCCGAGCTGCAGAACGGATTTGTTAAACTG ACAAACGAAAATTTGGAGCTCACAAATGGACTACAGAGTGAGCAGCATGTGAAAAAAGAACTGGCCAAGAAGTTGGGTCAACTACAGGAGAACATAGGGGATTTTAAGGAGCAG CTTGCAGCAAAGGAACAGGATGTGCAGCTGCTGCAAACTCAGCGGGATGAGCTGTCTGCTCACCTCCAGCAGTACGTCGCAGCGTACCAACAAGTCTCCATCGAGCGGGAGGAATTCCAGAGGCAATACCTGCTACAGGCCCAGCTCATGGACAGACTGCAGCATGATGAGGTGCAGGGCAAAGTCAGCGCAGAAATGCACCTAAAGGAGCTGCAGCAAAGCAGG GAAAACCTGGAACTTCTTACCAAAGAGAACCAAGAGCTGAAAGCACAGATGATGCAGATTCGCAACGAGCCAGAAAGCAGAGCCCTGAGCCGCATGGAAG GGGACGGCGTGGAGAGTAAAGTCTATGAAGACGAAACCCCTAAAACATCACTGGTTATTCCTGAAGATTTTGAAAGCAAAGAAGAAATG ATGACATTCCTGTCTTCCGCCCTCTCCAAGTTACATGGAGAGCGGGATGAGATGGAGCGGCAGCTCATGGACCAGAAGAGGAATTGTCAACAGCTCCTGCAGCAGATCTCTGAGCTCAGACAGCAGCAGATGTCCAGTGCTCCACATCACTCCGCAG TTCCAGGTATGGAGAGTGTTCCTAGAGAGGTCTATGATGCTTTACAGAGTGCCATGGAGAAATTGCAG TTCCGCTTCACTGACCTGATGCAGGAGAGAGTAGAACTGAAGGAGAGAGTGGAAGAGTTGGAACATCGGTGTATCCAGCTTTCCGGGGAGACTGATACTATAG GGGAATACATTGCACTTTACCAGAGTCAGAGAGCAATCTTGAAACAACGACATAAAGAAAAGGAAGAGTACATCAGTCGACTGGCCCAAGACAAAGAAGAGATGAAG GCCAAGTTGTTGGAACTGCAGGTCTTGGTCATGAGACTGGTGACAGAGAGGAATGAATGGTACAAAAAGTATGTGGAAATTACAAAAGGATCCAAGGAGTTGGGACACATTGCTCAGGGTGTAGATAGGCCAATGGAAGTGGATACGACTACTGCGGAAG CACTTGAGGAAGTCAGCTTATTAGACGATGCAGAAGAGGTGAAAGCTCAGCGGGTTCCCATATTGTCTTCTGCTCAAGAAGGATCAAACACCGGCCCAAGTTCTGAAGACCCCACAGCCAAGCAGATCATGCAACTTCTACATGAGATCCAAAACCCCCAGGAACGTCCTGGCTCCTTATTACAGAATCCCTGCATCCCATTCTTCTACCGTGTGGATGAGAATGATGAGGTCCGGATTATGGTAGTCTGA